CTTCCTGCGCTTGTGCCGCACCACCTAATAGCGCAAAAGCACCTAGTAAAAATAGTTTTTTCATTATTTTAAATAGTTTGATTGATACCACAAAATTACTAATTATTTTATTATTAACATAAAATTAACAATGCACATTTACAATAACAAAAAAACGGGACAAAATTGCCCCGCTGTATTTTTATAAGTTCTTAAAGAATTAGTTTCCTCCGAATTTAAAACCAACACCTACCTGAAGGAAGCTGTTAGTCAGTTTTCCGTCTCCGGAATCCTTAGCTAAATTAGAAACTCCCATATTGTATCTTGCATCAAAGAACAAGCCGTTTTCCAATGCATATTCTGCACCAAGGAAAGGAGCTATATTTAATGTATTTGTCTGATCTTTGATATCTCTTTCATCATCCGCAGAAATTTCAAATCCAGGAATCATTCCTAATCCAAGATCTGCTACCGTCTTCGTTTTTGCAGAAATAATAAGTCCGAAACTTGCCCCTGCAGAAACTGATAAGGCTTCAGTAATAAAGTATTTAGCAGAAACCGGAATTAAAATAGTTCCGAAAGTCGTTTTATTCTTAATATTAAAGAATGTACCTGCATCGTCCTCATCTTCTACTCTTTCATTAATCTTACCTCCTAGTGGTGAGTATAAAACTTCCCCCTGAAGAGCAAATTTATCACTTAGCTTATGCTCTACTAAAGCACCTGCATAAAAAGTGTGTGAAGGATCTGTACTTTCAGAATTCCCTCCGTCTTTAAATTTCAAAGTAGAAAGTGAGTAACCGGCTTTAACCCCGAATCTTGTTTCTTGAGCGCTGAGATTTGCGCTTACAACAGCCGCTGCTGCAATAAGTAGAATTTTTTTCATGATTTTCTTTTAGTTCGGCCACAAAACTAAGCCTTTTTTTCAAAATACCAAATTTTCATGAAATTAATTCTCACAAGAAAGAAGTTCTCTGCTACTTATTTATAATCAGGAATAAAAGTTTAATCTTTCAGTCTCTTATCTTCCTCGTTATACGCTAAAATAATCTTCTTTACAACAGGATGTCTTACAACATCTTCTTCTGTAAGGTGTACAAATCCGATTTCTTTAACATCTTTTAAAATTCTCATGGCTTCTTTCAAACCCGACTGTTGTTTTGGCGGTAAATCGATCTGAGTCGGGTCACCTGTAATAATGAACTTTGCATTCATTCCCATTCTGGTGAGAAACATTTTCATCTGAGCATGTGTTGTATTTTGAGCTTCATCAAGAATTACAAAGGCATCATCCAGTGTACGTCCTCTCATAAAGGCAAGCGGAGCCACTTCAATAACCTTTTTCTCCATAAAACCTTCGAGTTTTTCATGAGGGATCATATCTCTTAAGGCATCGTAAAGAGGCTGTAAATAAGGATCCAGCTTTTCCTTCAGGTCTCCGGGAAGAAATCCTAAACTCTCCCCTGCTTCCACGGCTGGTCTTGTCAGTACAATTCTCTTAACCTCTTTATCTCTCAAAGCTCTGGCAGCCAAAGCCACACTCGTATATGTTTTCCCAGTTCCCGCAGGTCCGATGGCAAAAACCATATCTTTTTTCTCCGTTTCTTTAACCAGTCTTTTAAGGTTGGTTGTTTTGGCTTTGATGATCTTGCCATTGACTCCTTTTACAATAATATCCTGATCGAAAATCAGATGTTTTTCATTCTCATCCTTGATATTAAGGACATTTTCAACATCTTTCAGAGCAATAGAATTGTTTTCAGAGATGAATTTTACAATATCATCCAGTTTTAGTTTAAATATATCCAAAGCCTCCTGATTACCCATCGCAAAGATAAAATGATCTCTTCCGGTGATCTTAAGCGTAGGAAAGCTTGATTTTAATAGATTGAAATATTGATTATTAACGCCATAGAAGGTCTTTACATCGACATCTTCCAAATCATATGTTAATTCGAACATGCAGTACTTTATTTTTATTAGATTTTAAAATTAAAGCTTTTTTTCAAATTTAGATCAATTCTTTTCTACAATCTTTCGGGCTTTCTTTTTATTTTAAATAACTTTGCAGTAAACACTATTTATTCTACCATCAATTCATGTCAATTATTACCCTTACTTCGGATTTCGGAAATTTAGATTACAGAGTAGCCGCTGTGAAAGGCAAGATTCTGTCTCTAAATCCGGAGGTAAATATTGTTGATATAACCCATGATATCCCGGCATTCAATCTTATACAGACCTCTTATATTGTTCGGAATGCATATAAATATTTCCCTAAAGGTACTATTCACATCCTGTCTGTAGACAGTTTTTACCATAGATCCAGAAAAAATATACTTTACAAAGCAGACGGCTATTATTTTCTGGCAGCCGATAACGGCCTTTTAAGCCTTCTGTTTTTTGATATAAAACCTGAAGCTATTTACGAGATCACTTTAAACAGCCGTTTTGATGATGTAGTCAACTTTACGTCAACCGATGTTTTTGTTCCTGCAGCTGTGCATCTGGCCAACGGTGGGCTTCCGGAAGTTATAGGAAGGAAAATAGATCATGTAAAACAGCTTTTGTTTCCAAAACCGGTTTTCAATGAATCTGAAAAGATGATCATTGGCGAAGTAACCTATATTGATAATTTCGGAAATATAATCTCAAATATCAGTAAAGACTTTTTTGAAAGCAGTGGTAAAGGCAATGAAGGTTTTACTATAAAATTCAGAAATTTAACACTTTCAAGAGTATTTTCAAGTCATACGGAAGTAGTTTCTGACTGGGACAGGGAAACAGAATTCCACGGACAGTCTGCAGCGATCTTCAATGACAGTCAGCTATTGGAGCTTACCATTTATAAAGGAAGCAAGAAAAACGGGGCTAAAAGCCTGTTTGGGCTCAATGTAGGCGAGAATATTTACGTTGAATTCGTCTAAGATTATATATTTCATAAAAAAACCGATTTTTTTTATATATTTGTCAAAATCTAAAAATTAAAAATGGCAGAATACAAATTATTGCTTCCTTCCATGGGAGAAGGTGTTATGGAAGCGACAATTATCACTTGGTTATTTAATGAAGGTGATAATGTAAAAGAGGATGATTCCGTAGTAGAAATTGCAACAGATAAGGTAGATTCAGACGTTCCGACACCAGTTTCGGGGAAAATTGTAAAGATCCTGAAACAGAAGGACGAAGTTGCTAAAGTGGGTGAAGCCATTGCTATTTTAGAAATTGAAGGAGAAGGCGGAAATACAGCTTCTGAAGAAGTGAAAACTGAAACTCCTGCTTCATCTCCGGATGCCGATACATTAAAAGCCATCGAAGAGCCTCTAAACCCTACGGCTACTTCACATGTAGAATTTTCAGGAGACCTTTACCTATCACCTCTTGTAAAATCTATTGCTCAGCAGGAAAACATTTCTGAAACTGAACTGAAATCTATTAAAGGAAGCGGTTTAGAAGGAAGAATTACAAAAGAAGATATATTAGCCTACGTTTCCAGTAGAGGAAACCAACCGGCTCAACAAGCGGTTTCTACACAAGCAGCAGCTCCTGTAGCCGCAAAAACTCCGGTTTCAGCACCAGCTTCTACCGTTTCTGTGGCAGCAGGTGACGAGATCATCCCGATGGACAGAATGAGGAAGATCATTGCTGAAAACATGGTGAAAGCAAAACAAATTGCTCCACACGTGACCTCTTTCATTGAAACAGACGTTACCAACGTTGTAAAATGGAGAAACAAGCATAAAGATATCTTCGAAAAACGTGAGGGCGAAAAACTTACTTTCATGCCGATTTTCGTGAAAGCTATTGTGAAAGCTATTCAGGATTTCCCAATGATCAATGTTTCTTTAAATGGGGACAACATTATTAAAAAGAAAAACATCAATATCGGTATGGCAACTGCTTTACCAGATGGAAACCTAATCGTTCCAGTTATTAAAAATGCTGACCAATTGTCACTTTCAGGTCTTGCAAAAGCTATTAACGATTTGGCTTACAGAGCAAGAAATAAAAAACTAAGACCGGAAGATACTCAGGGAGCAACGTATACGATCTCTAATGTAGGAAGCTTCGGAAACCTTATGGGTACGCCAATTATTCCTCAACCTCAGGTGGCAATTATAGCAATCGGAGCGATCGTTAAAAAACCTGCAGTTCTTGAAACTAAAGATGGTGATGTAATTGCTATCCGTCAGCTGATGTTTATGTCTCACTCTTATGACCACAGAGTGGTAGATGGATCTTTAGGCGGAATGATGCTGAAACATGTTCACGATTATCTTCAGAACTGGGATCTGAATACAGAAATATAACAACATTAACCAATAATCTAAATAAGGATGAAAAACGCAACATTACTTGCTATAATTTCTCTTGGAGCTATTATCCTAATAGATCTTATTCAGATTATTATGAGTTTTTTCGATTTCTATTCGATGAACTTATTTAGATTATTTGGTGTTTTGAACCTGATTGCTTTTATTGGTTTAGTACCATTCTTTGTGACCTTATACAATAAGCAGAAAGAATGAATTCCGAACTGAGAGAGCTGTTCGAGATCAAACAGGACGACGGCAAAAAAAAGATCAGTAAACCTGATCCAGGTGATCAAAATGTAAAAAAACACATCACGAATCGTCTTGCTGTTTTTATACTTGGCACAATCTGTTTTGTTATTGCAATAAATACAGGAAAGGGCAGCTGGGAAGAAGTGGCATTCCTTATATTTATGGCGATATTTCATGCGATCTGGCTACTTTTCATTATCATTGAAGCAGTGGTTCTGCAGAGCAAGAAGAAGTTTGCCTTAAGGAATATTAACCTTATTTTTATCCTTATTCTATTATTAACTTACTTTATCAGCGGTATTTTCCTTTTTGGATTTGCCTGATATTTTATCAATACAATATAGAAAGCTTCCTGTGGGAAGCTTTTTTCTTTTCCGTATCTCAACTTTGTATCTTTCTTGAACATAATTTTTAAATACCATCTAATTTTTATATTTTTCAGATAAATTTCAAAGTCCACAAATGCTGAAAATTTTCTTTCTTCTCCAAAAAGGCCTTAAAAAGTCTTTTGATAACATCCGCAATGAGCAGCTGAAAAACAATCTGCTGCAGGCGATTCCTTTCTGGATAGGATCTGTGATCACAGGTTTCTTTGCGGTCATGTATGCCAAAGTATTTGCCTGGGGAGAGCATCTGCTGAATTTTATTATGAATTGGCATGCCTGGATGATCTTTATCATTGCCCCAATAGGTTTTGTCTTTTCGTGGTGGCTGGTAAAAGAATTTGCCCCGTATGCCAAAGGCAGCGGTATACCACAGGTAATGGCAGCTGTAGAACTGGCCAATCCAAAGGAACATACTAAGATCAGAAGTCTTCTCAGTTTAAAAATTATCATTTTTAAGATCTTGTCATCCGTTATTTTGGTTATTGGAGGCGGAGCTGTCGGACGTGAAGGACCCACCATCCAGATTGCCGGTTCTGTATTCAGAAAAGTAAATGAGTACCTTCCTCACTGGTGGCCGAAAATATCAAAGAAAAACATGATTATGACGGGTGCAGCAGCTGGCCTTGCAGCAGCATTTAATACCCCTTTGGGTGGAATCGTGTTTGCTGTAGAGGAGCTTTCTAAAACCCACATTAATTATTTCAAGACGGCTTTATTTACCGCAGTAATCATTGCGGGTTTAACGGCTCAAACTTTAGCAGGATCATATTTATACTTAGGATATCCAAAAACGAATGATGTTTCTTTAATGGTGATGTTTCCTATTATTCTTGTTGCCGGAATTGCCGGAATCCTTGCCAGTCAGCTTTCCGTAACCATGCTCAAGATGAATGACTGGAAGAAAAGAAAACTTAAAACTGATAAGGCGAATGTTATTTTCCTGATATTATGTGCCCTATTGATTGCTTCTATTGCTTATTTCATCAACAGGGAAATCCTTGGATCCGGAAAAGAAATTATGGAAAGGGTTCTTTTTACCAGGGATAAGCATGAAGATTGGTATGTTCCGGTGTTAAGGATGCTTGGCCCTGCCCTTTCTTTCACTTCAGGAGGTGCGGGTGGGATTTTTGCTCCTGCCCTTTCAGCCGGTGCGAGCATAGGATCTGTCATTTCCGGAGCGATTCATTTAACGCCTAATGAAACCAATGTAGTTGTTCTTGCAGGAATGGTCGCTTTTCTTACCGGAATTACCAGAGCTCCCTTTACATCTGCTATTATTGTACTGGAAATGACGGACAGACATTCATTGATATTTCATCTGATGCTGGCAGGAATGGTTTCTTCCATTGCTTCTATTCTGGTGAGCAGACATTCTTTATATGATGTGATTAAAGTAAATTTCCTGACTGAAATCAGAGATAAGGATTAACTATTGCTAGTTTCTGGTTACCCGTTTGAATTACAAAACAAAGTAGCAGTGATTTGAAAATGCTCCTTTTTGAGTTTTAAAGACCCGCTTTGAATTAAAAGACTATCAATCAGCAACCGACAACTGGCAACT
The Chryseobacterium sp. W4I1 DNA segment above includes these coding regions:
- a CDS encoding porin family protein, with amino-acid sequence MKKILLIAAAAVVSANLSAQETRFGVKAGYSLSTLKFKDGGNSESTDPSHTFYAGALVEHKLSDKFALQGEVLYSPLGGKINERVEDEDDAGTFFNIKNKTTFGTILIPVSAKYFITEALSVSAGASFGLIISAKTKTVADLGLGMIPGFEISADDERDIKDQTNTLNIAPFLGAEYALENGLFFDARYNMGVSNLAKDSGDGKLTNSFLQVGVGFKFGGN
- a CDS encoding PhoH family protein, giving the protein MFELTYDLEDVDVKTFYGVNNQYFNLLKSSFPTLKITGRDHFIFAMGNQEALDIFKLKLDDIVKFISENNSIALKDVENVLNIKDENEKHLIFDQDIIVKGVNGKIIKAKTTNLKRLVKETEKKDMVFAIGPAGTGKTYTSVALAARALRDKEVKRIVLTRPAVEAGESLGFLPGDLKEKLDPYLQPLYDALRDMIPHEKLEGFMEKKVIEVAPLAFMRGRTLDDAFVILDEAQNTTHAQMKMFLTRMGMNAKFIITGDPTQIDLPPKQQSGLKEAMRILKDVKEIGFVHLTEEDVVRHPVVKKIILAYNEEDKRLKD
- a CDS encoding S-adenosyl-l-methionine hydroxide adenosyltransferase family protein produces the protein MSIITLTSDFGNLDYRVAAVKGKILSLNPEVNIVDITHDIPAFNLIQTSYIVRNAYKYFPKGTIHILSVDSFYHRSRKNILYKADGYYFLAADNGLLSLLFFDIKPEAIYEITLNSRFDDVVNFTSTDVFVPAAVHLANGGLPEVIGRKIDHVKQLLFPKPVFNESEKMIIGEVTYIDNFGNIISNISKDFFESSGKGNEGFTIKFRNLTLSRVFSSHTEVVSDWDRETEFHGQSAAIFNDSQLLELTIYKGSKKNGAKSLFGLNVGENIYVEFV
- a CDS encoding dihydrolipoamide acetyltransferase family protein, translated to MAEYKLLLPSMGEGVMEATIITWLFNEGDNVKEDDSVVEIATDKVDSDVPTPVSGKIVKILKQKDEVAKVGEAIAILEIEGEGGNTASEEVKTETPASSPDADTLKAIEEPLNPTATSHVEFSGDLYLSPLVKSIAQQENISETELKSIKGSGLEGRITKEDILAYVSSRGNQPAQQAVSTQAAAPVAAKTPVSAPASTVSVAAGDEIIPMDRMRKIIAENMVKAKQIAPHVTSFIETDVTNVVKWRNKHKDIFEKREGEKLTFMPIFVKAIVKAIQDFPMINVSLNGDNIIKKKNINIGMATALPDGNLIVPVIKNADQLSLSGLAKAINDLAYRARNKKLRPEDTQGATYTISNVGSFGNLMGTPIIPQPQVAIIAIGAIVKKPAVLETKDGDVIAIRQLMFMSHSYDHRVVDGSLGGMMLKHVHDYLQNWDLNTEI
- a CDS encoding chloride channel protein, translating into MLKIFFLLQKGLKKSFDNIRNEQLKNNLLQAIPFWIGSVITGFFAVMYAKVFAWGEHLLNFIMNWHAWMIFIIAPIGFVFSWWLVKEFAPYAKGSGIPQVMAAVELANPKEHTKIRSLLSLKIIIFKILSSVILVIGGGAVGREGPTIQIAGSVFRKVNEYLPHWWPKISKKNMIMTGAAAGLAAAFNTPLGGIVFAVEELSKTHINYFKTALFTAVIIAGLTAQTLAGSYLYLGYPKTNDVSLMVMFPIILVAGIAGILASQLSVTMLKMNDWKKRKLKTDKANVIFLILCALLIASIAYFINREILGSGKEIMERVLFTRDKHEDWYVPVLRMLGPALSFTSGGAGGIFAPALSAGASIGSVISGAIHLTPNETNVVVLAGMVAFLTGITRAPFTSAIIVLEMTDRHSLIFHLMLAGMVSSIASILVSRHSLYDVIKVNFLTEIRDKD